The Rhododendron vialii isolate Sample 1 chromosome 6a, ASM3025357v1 genome includes a window with the following:
- the LOC131331303 gene encoding peamaclein-like, whose amino-acid sequence MKLAFATFLVVSLFLSSFLLETANAGSSLCDSKCGDRCAKAGVKDRCLKYCGICCEECKCVPSGTYGNKQECPCYRDKKNSKGKPKCP is encoded by the exons atgaagctaGCTTTTGCAACATTCCTTGTGGTGTCACTTTTTCTCAGCTCTTTCCTCCTCGAGACCGCAAATGCTGGTTCAA GTCTTTGTGACTCCAAGTGTGGGGATAGGTGCGCAAAAGCTGGGGTGAAAGACAGGTGCCTGAAATACTGTGGGATATGCTGCGAGGAGTGCAAGTGTGTGCCCTCCGGGACTTATGGCAACAAGCAGGAGTGCCCTTGCTATAGGGACAAGAAGAACTCCAAGGGCAAACCAAAGTGCCCTTAA